The following proteins come from a genomic window of Rhodoligotrophos sp. CJ14:
- a CDS encoding SDR family oxidoreductase: MPGKDHAQTSVVITGASSGIGLATAEAFARQGAILTLAARNLASLEQAASHCRALGGEAFPVQTDVNDIVAVRTLAEHALRNAGRIDIWVSNVGVGAVGRFHETPIEAHEQVIRTNLISHMNEAHAVLPIFLRQRRGIFVNMISLGGFAAAPFAAAYSASKFGLRGFSEAIRAEIADIPDIHICDVYPGFADTPGLSHGANYVGRKLAAPPPVIDPRRVASAILTLADHPKPTTIVGSTARLTRIVHGVAPNLTARILARFMEGYLKRADMRAMSEGNLFRASPFPGRVDGNLRSPEQRALLTALLGAAAVTGIWLLARPSRRPASASGGRGKLAQRR, from the coding sequence ATGCCAGGAAAGGATCATGCCCAAACCAGCGTCGTCATCACCGGCGCATCGAGCGGGATCGGGCTTGCGACGGCCGAAGCGTTTGCGCGGCAAGGGGCCATCCTCACCCTGGCTGCTCGCAATCTGGCCTCGCTCGAACAAGCGGCCAGTCATTGCCGAGCGCTTGGCGGTGAAGCCTTCCCGGTACAGACCGATGTCAACGACATCGTCGCTGTGCGCACACTTGCCGAACATGCGCTGCGAAATGCCGGCCGCATCGACATCTGGGTCAGCAATGTCGGCGTGGGTGCGGTTGGACGCTTCCATGAGACACCGATCGAGGCACATGAGCAGGTCATCCGAACCAATCTCATCAGCCATATGAATGAAGCCCATGCGGTGCTGCCCATCTTCCTGCGGCAACGGCGGGGCATCTTCGTCAACATGATCTCACTCGGCGGGTTTGCGGCCGCTCCCTTTGCCGCCGCTTACAGCGCCAGCAAGTTCGGATTGCGGGGCTTCTCGGAAGCGATCCGCGCAGAGATCGCCGATATTCCGGACATCCATATTTGCGATGTCTATCCCGGATTTGCAGACACACCGGGGCTTAGTCACGGGGCCAATTATGTAGGTCGCAAGCTGGCGGCGCCACCGCCGGTGATCGATCCGCGCCGGGTCGCATCGGCGATCCTTACTCTCGCCGACCATCCGAAGCCGACAACGATCGTCGGTTCCACCGCGCGGCTCACCCGGATTGTCCACGGAGTGGCACCCAATCTCACTGCACGCATCCTTGCGCGGTTCATGGAGGGCTATCTCAAGCGCGCGGACATGCGCGCCATGAGCGAAGGCAACCTGTTCAGAGCCTCCCCATTTCCCGGGCGGGTCGATGGCAATCTCCGGTCACCGGAGCAGCGGGCCCTGCTCACAGCCCTTCTTGGGGCGGCCGCCGTTACCGGGATCTGGCTACTGGCAAGGCCATCGCGAAGGCCGGCATCTGCATCGGGCGGCCGTGGCAAGCTTGCTCAGAGGCGATAA
- a CDS encoding GNAT family N-acetyltransferase, whose translation MSGDVRDNPDRSRFELEIDGQIVRADYQRRGASVIITHVEAPVPLRGTGAADRLMRGIVAMAEQEDWQLVPVCGYAAAWLRHYARRRERRGDRQ comes from the coding sequence GTGAGCGGTGACGTGCGAGATAATCCGGACCGAAGCCGGTTCGAGCTCGAGATTGACGGCCAGATCGTGCGCGCCGATTACCAGCGGCGCGGCGCGAGCGTGATCATCACCCATGTGGAGGCGCCAGTGCCGCTGCGTGGCACCGGGGCGGCCGATCGATTGATGAGGGGTATTGTCGCCATGGCCGAGCAGGAGGACTGGCAGCTTGTGCCGGTCTGCGGCTATGCAGCCGCATGGCTGCGCCACTATGCCCGCAGGCGTGAGCGTCGCGGTGATCGCCAATAA